One stretch of Desulfovibrio sp. JC022 DNA includes these proteins:
- a CDS encoding EAL domain-containing protein, giving the protein MHELLEKQLKDTIGEQSIELVDELSHFIDLVEKTYSGLDASTLVPHSPAVSILHFIPDPAFIINKEGIVVAWNPALEKLTGTRAEDVIGKKNFEHIKIIHGKRTPGLIDVVNGCDEIGEIAYEAISRRGQALAAEICIQNLGNRKSTNLWVQSAPIQDQNGNTIGAIESLRDISARKQTENINLILYKISSALNSTADTPIFLQQVHESIKPFIEAENFFVGLYNEEQKSLTFPYYADEKDFTSPNEVLQLVEGKSLSVEVIKAGHPLLLDEDDFRDQRTNKINHIGSPAKSWMGIPLKFGGKTMGVMAIQSYERAGVYNSQDIDLMVAISEQVAAALLRRQAETALLESEKKFRSIFENATVAIFQVSARGKVTVANPAMASIMGYDSVEEMLAENDRGSKFLYDREGRLNFLKRLRTDGSVNGMLLRITHRHGKEKWATINARTSYDDQGKPILYTGTAFDSTLEIVAERKIFRHKSRFMQLFESSPQAIALTDSKGNVVDTNRAFTKLFGYATEEMAPCCENLSPSNTGKIRANLKKILAGETYRTEDMRRHKNGRLIPVSILGYPFLYNDEISGTFIIYDDISQRKEYERRLSYQSLHDSLTGLPNRTFFLERLEETLDMTRKIPERSFAVLMLDIDMFKRINDSLGHQAGDELLVEVGKRIKHCLRSVDTVARMGGDEFAVLIEDFSTPQQVIQIIRDIRNEIRKPVNISSREVVISSSIGIVFKTSSYDHPEHIIRDADISMYKAKEQGVNKFKVFNKTMHEKALQSLLIETEIRQGIPENEFFPYFQPVYSIQNKNLAGFEALVRWNHPERGFLTPDQIIPVAEETGLIVELDRIILFEACKFMSVWIRDYPNASDLFLTANLSPSQLSKPDLADAIQTIMQETEIPPDNLKLEITESAIMERNAASSLNLKKIGEMGIRLAVDDFGTGYSSLAQLQRFPASTVKIDRSFVSHMAGDHESLEIVRAVNALGHSLSMDVIAEGVETRQQLILLKEIGCDYVQGFYFDKPQTKDDAEKLVKMRSKGFCPPGLTSI; this is encoded by the coding sequence ATGCACGAATTGCTGGAAAAACAATTAAAAGACACCATTGGCGAACAGTCTATTGAGCTGGTCGATGAATTGTCTCATTTTATAGACCTCGTTGAAAAAACGTACTCCGGTCTAGATGCATCTACACTTGTCCCGCACTCCCCTGCTGTAAGTATTCTACACTTTATTCCCGATCCCGCATTCATCATCAACAAAGAAGGCATTGTTGTTGCCTGGAATCCGGCCCTTGAAAAACTGACCGGAACCAGGGCAGAAGACGTCATCGGCAAAAAGAACTTCGAACACATCAAAATTATTCATGGCAAAAGGACACCGGGACTGATCGACGTTGTAAACGGCTGTGATGAAATAGGCGAAATTGCTTACGAGGCTATCAGCCGCAGAGGACAAGCCCTAGCTGCTGAAATCTGCATCCAGAATCTGGGCAACCGCAAAAGCACTAATCTGTGGGTTCAATCTGCTCCCATTCAGGACCAGAACGGCAACACGATAGGTGCCATTGAATCACTTCGCGATATTTCGGCAAGAAAGCAGACCGAAAACATCAACCTGATCCTTTACAAAATTTCATCCGCCCTGAATTCAACTGCGGACACGCCCATATTCCTCCAGCAGGTCCACGAAAGCATCAAACCATTTATTGAAGCTGAAAATTTCTTTGTAGGCCTATATAACGAAGAGCAGAAAAGTTTAACTTTTCCTTATTATGCTGATGAAAAAGACTTCACGTCTCCAAATGAAGTTTTGCAGTTGGTCGAAGGTAAAAGCTTAAGTGTGGAAGTTATTAAAGCTGGCCACCCCCTGCTGCTGGACGAAGATGACTTTAGAGACCAAAGAACAAATAAAATCAATCACATAGGTTCGCCCGCAAAATCATGGATGGGCATCCCCCTTAAATTCGGGGGCAAAACAATGGGAGTTATGGCTATTCAGTCATACGAACGGGCCGGAGTATATAACTCTCAGGATATTGACCTGATGGTTGCTATCTCCGAGCAGGTTGCCGCAGCCCTGCTGCGCAGGCAAGCCGAGACAGCCCTGCTGGAAAGTGAGAAAAAATTCCGCTCAATATTTGAAAACGCGACCGTTGCTATTTTTCAGGTCTCTGCACGGGGAAAAGTTACTGTTGCCAACCCGGCCATGGCATCAATCATGGGCTACGATAGCGTTGAAGAAATGCTGGCGGAAAACGACCGAGGCTCAAAGTTTCTTTATGACCGGGAAGGACGCCTTAATTTTCTAAAACGTCTGCGCACGGACGGATCGGTCAACGGAATGCTCCTGCGCATCACCCATCGCCATGGAAAAGAAAAATGGGCGACCATCAATGCCCGGACCTCATATGATGATCAGGGGAAACCCATACTTTACACCGGGACAGCATTTGACTCCACTCTCGAGATAGTGGCCGAACGCAAAATTTTCCGGCACAAATCCCGCTTCATGCAGCTGTTTGAAAGCTCTCCGCAAGCCATAGCCCTCACTGACTCCAAAGGGAATGTTGTGGATACAAACCGGGCCTTCACAAAGCTCTTCGGCTACGCCACAGAAGAAATGGCTCCCTGCTGTGAAAACCTCTCCCCGTCCAACACGGGTAAAATCAGAGCCAACCTGAAAAAAATTCTAGCCGGAGAAACATACCGCACAGAAGATATGCGCCGCCATAAAAACGGCAGGCTGATTCCGGTTTCAATCCTCGGCTACCCGTTTCTATACAATGATGAAATTTCAGGAACATTTATAATTTATGATGATATTTCGCAGCGTAAAGAGTATGAACGCAGACTTTCATACCAATCGCTGCACGACTCCCTGACCGGATTGCCCAATCGCACTTTTTTTCTGGAGCGACTGGAAGAAACTCTGGATATGACCCGCAAGATACCGGAAAGATCCTTTGCGGTACTCATGCTTGATATCGACATGTTCAAACGCATCAACGACAGTCTCGGGCATCAGGCCGGAGATGAACTGCTTGTTGAAGTAGGCAAAAGGATCAAGCACTGTCTGCGCTCAGTCGACACTGTTGCAAGAATGGGCGGCGATGAATTCGCGGTCTTGATTGAAGATTTTTCCACCCCGCAACAGGTTATCCAGATAATCCGCGATATCCGTAATGAAATCCGTAAACCGGTCAATATTTCCTCACGGGAAGTGGTGATAAGTTCCAGCATCGGTATCGTTTTCAAGACTTCAAGCTACGACCACCCCGAACACATCATCCGCGATGCTGACATCAGTATGTATAAGGCCAAAGAACAAGGGGTAAACAAGTTCAAGGTCTTTAACAAAACCATGCACGAAAAAGCCCTGCAAAGCCTGCTGATCGAAACTGAAATCAGACAAGGCATCCCGGAGAACGAATTTTTCCCATATTTTCAACCAGTTTACAGCATACAAAACAAGAATCTGGCAGGATTCGAAGCTCTTGTACGCTGGAACCATCCCGAGCGGGGATTCCTGACCCCAGACCAGATTATACCGGTGGCCGAGGAAACCGGGCTGATTGTTGAACTTGACCGGATTATTCTCTTTGAAGCGTGCAAATTCATGTCCGTATGGATACGGGACTACCCCAATGCCAGCGACCTTTTTCTGACTGCCAACCTCTCGCCCAGCCAGCTTTCCAAGCCGGATCTGGCTGACGCCATCCAGACGATTATGCAGGAAACTGAGATTCCCCCGGACAATCTCAAGCTCGAAATAACCGAATCAGCCATCATGGAACGCAATGCTGCATCCTCCTTGAATCTGAAAAAAATCGGAGAAATGGGCATCAGGCTTGCGGTGGATGACTTCGGAACCGGATATTCATCTCTGGCCCAGCTGCAACGGTTCCCGGCCTCCACGGTAAAGATAGACCGTTCTTTCGTCAGCCACATGGCCGGAGATCATGAATCACTTGAAATCGTTCGCGCTGTAAACGCATTGGGACACAGTTTGAGTATGGATGTTATTGCTGAAGGCGTTGAAACACGGCAACAGCTCATCCTGCTTAAAGAGATCGGCTGTGACTATGTTCAGGGATTTTACTTTGACAAACCCCAGACCAAAGATGATGCGGAAAAACTGGTCAAAATGCGTTCCAAAGGTTTCTGCCCCCCCGGATTAACATCAATCTAA